Sequence from the Nocardiopsis sp. YSL2 genome:
TGGAACTGGGCCAGGACAGCATCGTGCAGGCCATCGTCGACGGCGACTATGAGATCACCCCGCGCTTCCCCACCTACACCAGTGACGAGCACATGGAACGCACCTTCAACCTCGAGGTGCTCGACTTCGTCAACCTGAGCGACCCCGGGGCACTGAACGTCACCGACCACGACGATATCCAAACGCTGGTGGAGGGCGGCGCCCTGACCATCGAGCGCGACGGTGTACCGGTCAGCTCAGATGATATCGACGATGATTTCTTCTTCGACGATTCCGTTACCGTCAACCTGAACAAGAACCCCGAAGAATGGTCGTCGAACGCCATGTCGGACCTGGACAACATGGACGGCGCTCTGCGCGGCGTCCTCAAGAATGTCGAGATCACCGCCGACGACGAGACCGCCAGCGGGTTCGACTACTCCGGACAGTTCGTCGAGGACTACACGAGCGCCTACGACACGACCCGGGACTTCTTCGGCAACCAGAGTGCAGAGGAGGACGAGTGATGTTGGGTTGGAGGCCGACTGCCCTGCCCTCGCCCAGCCCCCCCTGCCCGACCCACCTTGGAGTACCCGTTGTCCCATCGTGAGCGCCCGATGTCCGTCCTCCTTGCGACCGCCTTGTCCTGTCTGTTGCTGTCCGCTTGCTCGTCCGAGGATCCGGGGGATCCTGGGGGTACAGAGGAGCTCGGGGATTCCGAGGACCGGGCTACGCCGGATCCCGAGGAGAGCGCGTCCCCTGAGTACGTCTCCTTCTTCTGGATTGAGCGGGGAGTACGGGTGCACACGCTCGACCGCATGATGACCGAGGGCACCCCGGAAGAGGTCCTGGACAACATCGATGACACGTCCAGGGAGCGGCTGCTCGACACCCGTGTTATCCAGGAAGTCGATGACGGGTACCGCGTCGAACTGAACGAGGACGAGTGGGATCCGGAAGCGGTCACGTTCCTCAACGTTCTGGACTCGGCGCTGGAGGCCGCCATGTCTCACAACGAGGTCACCTGGTGCGGGGAGCCCGTGACAGGCGAGGAGTTCATCGAGGGCTACACCGACGAGTTCCGAGAGGCCTTCGACAGCCACGAGGAGTACGAAGAGAGCATCGCTGATTACGTCGACTGCGGCACCGGCGAGTTGTGAACTCCTGGCCACGTTGGCGATCGGAGTGGACCCGTCACCGGTTGAGGATATCCAAACATGCAGCGAATTATTCGACACCCAGGTGGAATATCAGGAGAGCATCGCCGATTACGTAGCCTGCGAGTCCTGATCGGGCCGACTCCCGACCTGGTTGGCACCCGAAGGTGCAAACCCAGGAAACGGGTCCCGGAACCGCCGCGTCCACCGTCACGGTTAGGCACAGGAAGGAGAGTAGCGCACAGGCCGATTCCGCTCGCTGACGCCCTGTGATGCTCACAGGCACCCGAAGGTTCGCCTAGCACACGGAGCGCATAGTCACACCGCGGCCCACGTCACGACACGTGCACGCGCATTGACCGATACGTCACACCCTTACTAGGGTTTTTGTTCCCGTGCCTCCCGTGTTCGCGCGTGCCCCCGGCCGAACACCCTCAGCTCGGGGGACGGGTCTTTTTCGTGTTCATCACCGACTCCCCGGAAGGGTCCAGATGTCCCAGCACGCTGGTCTTGAGAATGTCAACAGTCTGTCGACGGGCGGTGAGCAGCTCGGGCAGGAGGCCGACGGGCTCCGCACACAGATGAACCAGCTCATCGACGACATGAGCAACGACGCCGATTCCCTCCAGGGCCAGGCCCTCAACGACTTCCGTGCGGCGCGGAACTCGTTGACCGAGCGCTTCGACGAGCTCATGACCTGGTGCAACCAGAACGGCATCAAGCTGAACGAGGGCCAGTCGCAGTTCAACATCACCGACAGCGACTCCAGCGACGACTTCTCCCAGGCCGGCAGCGACCTCGGCGGCCTGTCCCGTCCGGTCAACGCCTAGTCCTCCTCCCCTCTTCACTGAAAGGCGCTACCCATGGCCAACAATCTCGATGTCTACGGCGACGTCAGCGGTCTGCAGAACCTGGCCGCCGACCAGCAGGCCCACCTCGGGCGCTTCGCCGCGATCATGAGCCAGATCAACGAGCAGTCCCAGACCACGGTCTCCCAGTGGGAGGGCTCCGGCAGCGAGACCTTCGAGGCCAAGGCACAGGAGTTCGACACCCACTTCGCCGAGGTCAACGCCGCGTTCTCCAAGATGATCAGCGCCACCAGCGACACCGCGGACAACTACAGCAAGCTGACCAAGTACCTGGACGGCCTGTTTTAGTAGACTGAGGTCTGATGTCCTCCCCACCCCCGTCCTCGCCGAGCACACCGGCGCCTCCCGATCCGGATCCCCAGCTTCCCGAGGCGTTCCACTACACGCCCGACGAGGAGAAGTACGTCCTCGAAGCGGACGCTCTCCGGCACCGGCAGCTCCGGTCGGCTCTGCTGTACGGCTCCAGCCGGTACTGGCGTCGGCGTCAGCGCGTGTGGCCGTCGGTGATCGGCGGCGCCATCCTCATCGCGCTGATCTGCGGTGTGATCGCCCTGATCGGTGCCTTCGGCCGCCAACAGGAGGTCAACGAGGAGCGGGGGTGGGGAACCAGAGTCGGCCAGGAGATGATCGAGATCCCCGAACTCGACTCTCCGACGCAGTCCGGCCGCCTGTGACGCGCCACGTCACCCGCGGCCGGGGCTGATCCACCCCACCACGTCCACGAACAGCACCATGGGGGTCGCTCACGCATGTCCGGCTCCAACCGCACCGCGTCCTGGGCTCCCGGATACGACACGGCCGGTGTCCTTCGCCAAGGCGGCCGTGCGCGCATCGTCCGTGCGACACGGTCCACCAGTGGTGCCGACGTCGTACTGAAGGTCCTGCCCGCGGAGCAGGGGCGCGCCGAACTCTCCTGGCTGCGCGACCTCAGCGGTGTCTCCGGCGTGGTCTCACTGCTCGACGCCGGCCAGACGTCCGAGGGCGAGATGTTCGTGGTCCTGCCGTTCTACCCGGACGGCTCCTTCGGTGACATGCTCGCGAAGAAGGGCCCCGCCCCCATCCAGGAGGCGGCGGCCGTGGCGCGGAGTGTGTCGGCGGCCCTGGGCGCGATGCACGGGCGCGGACTCCTGCACAACGACGTCTGTCCGGGGAACGTCCTCCGGGCGGGACGGACCCCGGTCATGACCGGCTTCGGCTCGGTCCACCGGTCCGGCGAGGCGCTCCCGCCGCCGGGCCCGAACCGCGAGTCCTTCCTACACGCGCCCCCCGAAGCACTGCGCGGTGAACCGCGTACCCCCGCGTCGGACGTCTACCAGCTCGCGTCCACGATCTGGACGATGCTCGTCGGCTCCACGCCGTTCGCGAACACGGACGGGTCTCCCTTCGACGCCCGGGCGTACGCGGAGCGTGCGCTCTCTGAACCTCCTCGGCCTGTTCCGCGCCAGGACATCTCCCGCAAGCTTCGCGGAGTCCTGACCCGTGGCCTGGCCAAGGCACCCGAGGACCGCTTTCCGAGCGCGGCCGCATTCGCCACCGCCTTCGAGCAGGCCCGCACATCCCGGCCCGTGGCCACCCTGTCGGCGGAGACCGGCGGTCAGGCGCCCTCGTCGGGGCCACAGGCACCCCCGACCGGAGGCCGGGCACCCTCCACCGGTCCGCAGACGCCCCCGACCAGCCAGTTCCCACCCGCGGGCCCGCATCCGCAGGCAGCGGGTCCTCAGGCTCCGCCGACTCCCTCACGGCCCTCGCCCACAGGGCCCCAGAGCACACCAACCGGGTCCCCGGTCCCGCCGGCCGCTCCGCAGGCCCCGGCGAGCGCTGGGCAGACGCCCCCGACCACCGCCTGGTTCCCGCCCTCCGGACCGCAGACATCGATGTCGGGTGTCCAGCATCCGCTGTCGGGGCCGCAGGTCCCGCAGAGCGGGCCCCAGTCCCCGGCCCCCGCCTGGCAGCAGGCACAACACACTCAGGCTCCCCCGGCGACGCCCCCGCACCTGCCCCCCGCGCCCTACGCCCTCCCCGTGGAGCCGCGGCCCGCGCGGGGGGACGCTCGTCCGCCCGCGGCGCGGTTGGACAGCGCCCGAGAACTCCGCGGTACGCAGAACCCGCCCGTCCCGGACGACCCGGACGACCAAGCGGGCAGCCGGCTGCCCGCCACGGACGCGGGCGGCACGGCCGAGCTCATGATGGCCAAGCTGCGTGGGGAAGAGGTCTCCCCGCTACGCGCCTGGGCCCGGCTGGAAGGCTGGAGCGGCACCGCCGAGTCCGCCGTCCTCCCCACCGATGAAGCTCCGGCGGAGAAGGACGACGTTCCCGAGTGGGCGCCGTTGCACGAACCCGACCGGGGTCAGCCGCGTTGGCGGAAGCACATGCACATCGCCGTAACGGCTTGCGGCATCCTCGTGGTCACCAGTGTTGCGAGCGTCTTCGCCGCGAGCGGTTCACAGCCCGCACCCGTCGAGGCGGCCGAGGCGGCGGAGCCCGAAGCGGATGCCGATGCCGTCGCGGACGAAGAAACCGCCGTGCCCGACGAGGTCGTCGAGCCTTCAGTTCCGCCCGAGGTGCCCGCCGCCGACAACCTCGTCCTGGAGGACACTCTCAGCGCCGTCAACCTGACCTGGACCGACAACAGCGGCGGTACCGCCTCGTACTTCGTGCTCGGCGGCCCCAGCGGTCACGACCCGGTGACTCTGGCTCGGACGGGTCCCGGGGTCGTGACGGCGCAGATCATGACGGAGAACACGCAGATCGAGTACTGCTTCACGGTGGTCGCGGTCGAGGGCTCCTCCGCCGCCACCGATGAGGTGTGCACGACCCGTGCGGCCACCCGCGCGGAGCAGGAGCGCCTCGCAGAGGAGGAGGCTGCAGCCGAGGAGGAAGCCGAGGAGGAAGAGGAGGACCCCAGTCCGCCCCCGTCCCCACGCCCCTCCGACTAGGGAAGGCCGCTGACGCCGCTTCGCCCGGCGTGCTCGATGGGGCACAGCGACGGTGCCTGGAACGAGGTGTGCGTCGTCGAGCTCCATAAGCGCCTCTGACTGGAACAACCTCCTTCAGAGGCCTATGACATGCATGCGGCGTGGGCCTGCCCCGCCTGCATCGCACCGCTCGAGGTCCAGCCCCGCCCTACTGGCGATAGTCCGCCATCGAACAACTCACTGAAAAGGCTCTCGATGGCACAAGCGCACACAGGGTCAGCGAAGGCGCTATCCAATCCGACGGTGGGAACAGATTATTCAATCTTTGAACAGGGGACTCCGTTGAGTGCAAGACTCATATCAATCCCGAACGTCGAGACTGACGTGGTAGGCCGAACCGTGGAACCATGAGAACAGTCCCCCGGATGCCTGTCCCTCGCGAGAGCCCTGACTAGTCTCCTACCCCTGCTCCCCCATATGGTCCTCGCGTGGGTCGGAAAATCCTACGTGTCGGCTGGCCTGAGGGTCGGTCCTGGTGGTTCCCCCGGAGTCGGCGTGGCGGCCGAGCAGCTCACCGACGGAGTGATGGCGGTGGACCCCACTGCCGGCGACGAACTGTGGCGATACCGCTCATCTGGCTCGGACATGCGGCCCTTGGTCGCTGCAGATGGGGATTCACTCGTCGTGGAATATTACCCTGGCCCGAACGATGACGCCCCCGCTACAGTTCGAGTCAGCTTCGAGACGACGATTTAGCGCAATGAACTGTGCCCCATTTCCCCCACCGCGTCGGACAGGATTTCGTGGAGATCCTCGCTTCTCGCAACGAGCCCGGCTCCCCATTCCTGCCCATGTTCAGGAAGCTCCCCATCGATCATAACCCCCTTGCTTTCAAGAGTTTCCGGGTCGATCAACCCCCGCTCCAAGAACAGATGCCCTGATGCCAGGATCATTCGATATTCTACCTCCGAAGGATCTTCGAACAGAACAACAAAGTCAGGGGGTTGCTCTTCGCTAGCGGGCTGAGGGAAATACTCCATGGCAGCAAAAGACGTGTCCACTCCATGTTCGTTCATCAGGAGGTATTTCTCACTCCCGCTTTCCCGAACGATCCGACCCAAAGGATCTTCTTCCGCCCCTGGCATCGTACGGTGCGTCAATGGAAGCAACTCTGGAGCTTCTCCGCCTTCCCATTCGTATTCATATAGCAATTCGCCAGTGTCCGCCGATAGACCCACCAGGAACACTTCGCCCTCGCAGGCCGTGGCCACAGTGAAAGTGGATCCCACCGCGGAAATATGCACCTCCGCACAGGCGCTTTCCAGTTCATGACTCCACAACGCCTGGTCCTTGTCCAGCGAGCGGGCCTCCAACTGACCACCGCTGGAGTACACAAGCCGTGCGCCAGCCCCAAGCGCGTCCACCAACTCACTCGGGGAAGATTCTGACCAGTGGGCAGTGAGAGTCTTACCGTTCGAAGCGTCCAACAACAGCCAACGCGCGCGGTGGGAGAGCAGGCCTGTTCCCTCGAAGGCCACCACGACTTTTCTTCCATCAGCCGTCACCCCAGCGGCAGCCGCCTCGCCCAAGTTGCTATAGCTCCATACCTCGCCTACCGGATCAGTATCAAAGAGGGCGACATCCTCTTCAAAGACCACAAGCACCCCTCGCTCTGTGGTCGCAATCTCCCGCACTGGACCGCGCGGATCACTTTGTAGATAGTTCTCAACTTCCAAGGCACCAGAAAAGGAAAGATGCCCTGGCGTGCCTCTTCTAGAAGTCTCTATATCCCCAAGCCTATAAGCAGGAAGAACCCCAATTAGCATACCACCAAGGACGAAAGCTAGCAGCGTAGCAACTGGAAGAACGACCCATCTCCACAGATTCATATTTCTCACGATGGCCCCATAACTAAGATGAACTTGTCAAGATTATAAGGATACTGCGGTGCAATTGACCTAGGATCCGGATCTGCCGAGATTATCTGGCCCATAGTTTCGCACAAAAGTGCTTGCGTATTCGTCCACCTGGTCATTGGCACCGACATCTGGAGAAGCAGCGTGCAGAATATCCAGGAGCTCTTCTGTTTTGCTGTTCGCACCCGCACCCCATTCCGCAGTGGTGACTGGGAGGCGAGCCTCACCACTCGGATAATCGACAAGAAGCCCCGCTTCTGCAAGCTGTTCTTCGTCAATAGCACCACCCTCGAGGAGAACATGCCCCATTTGGAGAGTTACATGATTATATGCCTCCTGTTGATCCCTGAGGATGTAATCAGACATTTCATTGGAGCCATCATCCCCAGAAAGACCAGGAACAAAGTAGATATTCGGGATGTCATCCTTTACCGACTGATTGATTAGTTCAGAGTATGGAGATTTCAGCATTTCAAGGGTTACGCTCGCGGCAACCCCACCGCCAGGGCTACCCACCCCAGCGGCACCAGAGACAGCTGCGGAGAAGACACCGTACCCGGCCTCCCACTGTTTCTGCGCCTGCTCCCTCGCAGATTCAACGTCACCACCGCGGGAAATGTGTTCATCCATAATAGCTTCAGTCATAAGCTCCCTCAAAGATCCGCTAGCGGCCGCACCCTCCATCGCACCTGAGTTTCCATGCGTAAACACTTCTTCGAGGATTCTCCACTCTTGGTTCTCGGTGGCAGCAAGCACCTTGGGAGAAACATCTTCATTCGCGACAATCAACTGAAAGAAATCACGCTTTACAGATTCGGGCAAGATGAGAACTTCGTCCCCGACTCCATGGAAGATGATATCTCCCTCATTCTCACCGAGAGCCCGGTATCCTTCATCACCATTATGAATAGTGAAGTCGTCGATATAAGAAATATAGATATCGGCGAAGCTATCAGCAAGTTCCGGGTTTAGCTCGCCAACAGACATGTCGTGCTCGTCATCATCTTTGACTCCAGTGTCCTTGAATTTGTTCTCTCCATCCGAATCTGCCATCATGTTAATCAGACTGTAAGCTGCCTCACCAGCCATTCGCTGCTCTTCATCATTTCCATTATCGTGGAAATCGCCAATCCAGTCAGTGATTCCACTGACAGCGTCCCCATCGTCCCCCTCCCAGTCATGTGAGAAGAGCGTCGACACCAGTTCCTCATGGTCCGTTCCTGACTGACCAGCCGGTAGATGGAACTCGACCGGGTGTCTATAGTCCTCACCATCGGGATACTCCCCGGTCAGGATCGCGTAGTTCGCGTCCTCGTTCTGTGTTGCAAATTCCAGAATTCTACTCAGTGTTTCTTCGTCGATGGCGCTCGACGCCCAGCTGTCAACGGCGCCAGCGACCGTACCAATTGAAATGGCTGACAATTCAGCACCACCCTGAATTGAGTACCCTGTTTGCTTATGAGAACTTTCTCTGGCTTCGTCAAATATCTCCACCAGGAGCTCGAAGTCACCTGCCCAATCAGGAGAATAGGAGTTATTAAGAGATGTCGAAGCGCTATGTATCCGTGGACCTTCCACCGTACTCCTGACTGACTCGGGAAGATTGCTGTATTCTCCTCCGATATTTTCATCGGAGCTAGCGATTACTGTTCCGCCAATCAGCGCCAGAAGCTGATTTTTCTGAGCAACCGATAGGTGCTCACTTTCCTTAATGGCCTCGATGGAAGTAAAGAATTCCCCAGCCTCTTCTACCGGGTTATCGTATGATGAAACTCCCGTGTCACTCGATTCTGATGGGTCGGCATCGTCGAGATGAGCGTTCAGATCAGCCAGAATCTCTAGTTCACGTTCTGTTAGTTGTGTACCGCTTTCCTGTTTCCCCGCAACGTAGGCCATAAAGGCGTTCATCAGGCTGATACTTTCTTGAAGTCTCTCCAGCGCGGCTTCATCCCCCTCTGCAGCCTTCTGAATCGTTTCTCCGATCTCGGAGCCGTCCATACCCGGAGTGACTCCGAAGTACTCGTCATCGCCTGTTACAACCCATCCCAGCCCTCCAGGCGGTCCACCAATATGGCCTGCTTCGGTGAGAGCACTGATGTGCTCAGGAGTGGGGCCGTCCGAAAGCATGTCATCTACTGCCGAGGCTTCTGCCTCCAGTTTGCGCCACGCTGTATCGGCCAATCCTTGGTACTCTTCTACCAAGTTCTCCTTCTCTGATTTTGTATCCGCAGCGGCAATGTCGTTGGCAAGGTCACCTTCAAGATTTTCAATGGTGTTTTTGTAAGTCCGAACCGCTTCAGCGTAGGCCTTGATAACCCCCACAGCATGGATTGTTGCCAGGAGAGCACTGCTCCAAGCCTCTTCATTTTCGTCGGCAATTTCACTGATATCGTCCTCGATCAGGTCAGAGAACTCTGTAGCAGTCGTGTTGGCGACATCATTGTATCTTGCAGAACGGCCACAGATATTTGAGTACATCTCATCGAACACCTGTGCTTGGTTCTGGAGTTCAGCAACACTGACGCCACACTCTTTGGGTGAGATCTGATAGCTTCCCTCTGCCATGGAGTCGTCCTTCGGGCTATGATTATTGGATGGATTTCATCGTGACAGTTCAGAAATCGTTTATAGAACGCGAGAGAATCGGTGAGCTCGACGTTGCCCGATAGTCGGCGGATGCATCACTATCAGTGCGGTCTCCTTCCGATGCTGCTGACTGGATGTTCTCGGCGAGGGTGACAGCATGTGATTTGACATCCTCCATGTGTTCCTCCTGAACGGAACCAAATGATGCCCAACCAGTCACCCCAGGCGGATTTCTCATTGCGAAAGAAACATTCGTGATGGCATCCGCCCAGTCCTGCGGAAGATCACGAAGCCGAGATGCCGCTTCTAGGGATGCATCTCCGCCCGCGTAAGCATCGGTTGGGTTCATTCCTACTGGTGACACAGTTGCTCCTACCACTTTCATCGAACACTCCTCGGAACGGATTGTCATTCCGTTGCGGGCATGCGTCGCGCACGCTTGCATCCGCTGCCTTGTACAGGACGGACGCAGGCATAGTGACCCGAAGTGGAGTAACCCTCTTATTGCCGAAGGTCAAGGACACTATAGCTCCAGGGCCTTCAGGGGAGCAGCCATCCCCGAGCTTGCGAGGCAAGACTGCTGTGGCCACTTCCGGTCAGTAAGAGCTACACGCCTGACGTGACTGGGGTCACGATGCACGGCCCTGGTCAAGCGGCAACCAGAAGGGACCAAACGTGGCCGCCTGTTTCGTCACCGACGTGCATCGTTCCATTCTGAGTCCGAAGGGATCTCGTATTCCTGCGGCGCCCTGCGCTGACATCGACCTGGGGGACGTTGCCGGGCTACCAAGGCTGGAAAACTCTCGCTCGTGTTCCGTTCAGGATCGGTGCAACGTCATGATGGCGAAGGGCGCTACGGTCACCAGTGATGATGGCTGCGTCGAGGACGTGCTTGAGGCGGCACGGAAGAGCTTGCGTCCTCACCACATCGACCCTTGGTTCCGGGAGAGGCACATACGGACCTGACCAGGCGTATTCGTCTGAGGCGGCTCCGCCACATTCGAACCGAAGGCACCAGACCGACCGGCTCGGGCCGGGTTCGCCTTCGCGCCGTAGGTTTGGATATGGCAGCAGAACTGGCGAGCAGGTAGCGCGAGGGCGGCCGAGACGGGCCCGACCAGTCGTGAAGGCGTCGAGCAGAAGCAGGCTGTGGGACCCACCTGGCCCCTGAGCTTCGCTTGGTCAGCCACTGTGGCCGCACACCCCTGTTCTCCCGAGCCGCTGTCACCCGCCAGCGTGTGGGAGTCGGCATGCCCGTCGTTACATTGCTTGGCCTTGGCTGCCTACGATCCCTCACCCTGGGGCGCTTGGGTCGAAGGCGAGAGTGCACGAGGAGGAGATCTCGGGGGACGTCGAGGAGCTGGGTGCCTTCGACGTTGAGTTGGCGACCGATGGCTTGTTCGACCTGCCGCCCGAGCCGCAGTTGGACGCCGTGATGCGTTCGGACACCGACGGCGAGGTGCTCTGGTACACGGAGCATCTGTTCTCCTGCGGTGACTCGACGGTGGATCGGGCCGACCGGCCGGTGGTCTTCGCCGGGGCGATGGTGGTACGGGCGGTGTGTGGTTCGGGGGAAGCACAGTTGACCCGCTTGGACCCGAGTGATGGTGCTGTTCTGTGGTCGATGACCTGCCAGGACAGCGACTTCCTCGTGGCGGACGGAGGCGTCCGACAGGTGGGAGCGCTGCTGGCCATCGACGATGGAGCGCCGGATGATGAGCCCGAAGAAGGTACACAGTACGCCGAGGCCGTGGTCATCGAACCGACTTCCGGTGAGCTCATGGGTGATGGGGTCGAACTGGCGGAAGGGCAGTTCCTGTCCAGGACCGTGGGCAGGGATACCTGCTGTCGGTGAGATCGGGACCTGACCCGTCCTTCAGCTTCGAGTTGCGTGGATTCGATGGTGAGACCGTGTTGGCCACGGGCGAACAAGCGGTTCGCAGTGGGGAGCAGGAGATGCCGTTGCGATCCCCCTTCCGAGGATCGTGGCGGGCGCGGTCCGGGCCCCTGCTCGTCAGAGCAGTATGGACTTCCTCGGTGATGACCGGTTCGTGCCGGTACCCGGTGCTGTGGTGCTGGTCGAGTGGCCAGAAGAGCAGGGTGACGGAGTCACGATCCTGGGGTTCCAGTGACGAATCCACCGAGCCCGGGCCATGGTCGCCTTCCGATGAGGAACTGCTCCGTCGTACCCGGTGGGGAGAGCGGGCGCGTCAGGGGACGGCGAAGCGGGCGGTGATCCAGGTTCCCAGGCGGGCGGCGCGGGGGTAGGCGAAGTGGCCCCAAGTGGTCGCGAGGTGGTCGAGCAGGAGGAGGCCGCGCTGGCCTTCGGCCCAGTTCCACGCGTCCGGGGTGCGCTTCGGGATGTGCGGGACGGTGGGGCCGCCCGGGTCGCCGACGACGAGGGTGAGGGTGCGCGGGTCGCGCTGGGAGAGGACCAGGCGGATGCGGTCCGGCTCGGCGTCGGCGTACTTGACGGAGTTGGCGAAGAGCTCGCTGGCGCAGAGCTGGACGGTGTCGACCAGGTCGGGTGAGAAGCCGGTGAGGTCGGTGGCGATGTCGGCGCGGACCCGGCGGAGCTGGGCGAGGTCGCTGCGGTAGTCGTGGTAGGCCCAGGTGCGGACCGGCACGGGTGCGGTGGTGTCCATCAGGCCGCCACCGCCTGGCGGTTCTGCTGGGCGACCCACTGGCGGGTGACGCGGCGCAGGTCGGCGAGGTCGTCCGGGGCGGGGGCGAGGAGGTCGCCGGGCGGCGCCGGGGTGGTCCAGCGGTGCAGGCGGGCCTGGGCCTCGGCCTGGACGCGGTCGCGCTCGTCCTCGAAGGCCCGGTAGTAGCCGCGCACGAGGGCGGTGTCGTCGGCCGGGATGTGCGCGCGGGGAGGGGTGAGGGGCGCTGCGGGGCGCGGGGCTCGCGCTGCCGGCGGGGCCGGGAGAGGCGTGTAACGGCGGACGCGGGTGGAGCGTCGCCGGCGCAGGACGGCGGCGCTGTGGCGGCCGCGCGCCGGGGTGAGGAGGGCTTCGAGGAAGCCCAGGGCGCGGTTGAGGACGGCATGGATAGACTGAGCCATGTCGGCAATTTCCTTTGGTTAAAAGGGTTGAGGTTGCTGGCCACGGCCCCGGGCGCAAACGAGCGTCGCGGGGCCTCCGCTTGTGGAGGTTTGGAAAAAGACTAGGGGGTGGGGAGAGGGGGCGGCGACAATACCGGAGAGTAATATCTGACGGCGGACTGTTGCCGCAGGTAGGGGCCGAAGGAAGAACATTCGGAACCTGGAGTTCCCGGAATTGATTTGTCCGGGTTGGTGGCTTTTCTGGAGATATGCAAAACGGCTGCCGGGAGGACCGGTCAGCCGTTGTGTGGGAGGGACGTGCTCAGTCGCGGGACCGCTTCACGCCGTCCAGGAACGTCGTCCAGGCGTCCGCGGAGTACTCGATGTGGCCCAGCGGGCGGTTCTGGGTGTCC
This genomic interval carries:
- a CDS encoding WXG100 family type VII secretion target, producing MANNLDVYGDVSGLQNLAADQQAHLGRFAAIMSQINEQSQTTVSQWEGSGSETFEAKAQEFDTHFAEVNAAFSKMISATSDTADNYSKLTKYLDGLF
- a CDS encoding protein kinase, translated to MSGSNRTASWAPGYDTAGVLRQGGRARIVRATRSTSGADVVLKVLPAEQGRAELSWLRDLSGVSGVVSLLDAGQTSEGEMFVVLPFYPDGSFGDMLAKKGPAPIQEAAAVARSVSAALGAMHGRGLLHNDVCPGNVLRAGRTPVMTGFGSVHRSGEALPPPGPNRESFLHAPPEALRGEPRTPASDVYQLASTIWTMLVGSTPFANTDGSPFDARAYAERALSEPPRPVPRQDISRKLRGVLTRGLAKAPEDRFPSAAAFATAFEQARTSRPVATLSAETGGQAPSSGPQAPPTGGRAPSTGPQTPPTSQFPPAGPHPQAAGPQAPPTPSRPSPTGPQSTPTGSPVPPAAPQAPASAGQTPPTTAWFPPSGPQTSMSGVQHPLSGPQVPQSGPQSPAPAWQQAQHTQAPPATPPHLPPAPYALPVEPRPARGDARPPAARLDSARELRGTQNPPVPDDPDDQAGSRLPATDAGGTAELMMAKLRGEEVSPLRAWARLEGWSGTAESAVLPTDEAPAEKDDVPEWAPLHEPDRGQPRWRKHMHIAVTACGILVVTSVASVFAASGSQPAPVEAAEAAEPEADADAVADEETAVPDEVVEPSVPPEVPAADNLVLEDTLSAVNLTWTDNSGGTASYFVLGGPSGHDPVTLARTGPGVVTAQIMTENTQIEYCFTVVAVEGSSAATDEVCTTRAATRAEQERLAEEEAAAEEEAEEEEEDPSPPPSPRPSD
- a CDS encoding ATP-binding protein; the encoded protein is MDTTAPVPVRTWAYHDYRSDLAQLRRVRADIATDLTGFSPDLVDTVQLCASELFANSVKYADAEPDRIRLVLSQRDPRTLTLVVGDPGGPTVPHIPKRTPDAWNWAEGQRGLLLLDHLATTWGHFAYPRAARLGTWITARFAVP